GTGCGGCTGGGCCCGCTGCCGACGCGCTGGCGCACGCTGATCACCCGCTACGAGCCGCCCGCCCTGTTCGTGGACGAGCAACTCGCCGGGCCCTACAGCTTCTGGCACCACACCCACACCTTCGCCGAACGCGACGGGGGCACGCTGATCGGCGACCACGTGCGCTACGGGCTGCCTTTCGGGCCGCTGGGCGAGCTCGTGCACGGCCTGGCGATCCACCGGCAGCTGCGGGCCATCTTCGCGCACCGCCGGCGCGTGCTCGATGAACTCTATCCGGGAGGCGCCTCGTGACGGAGCACGATCACGACAGGATCCGCGTCGGCGTCAGCTCCTGCCTGCTGGGCCGGAAGGTGCGCTTCGAC
Above is a window of bacterium DNA encoding:
- a CDS encoding SRPBCC family protein, with the translated sequence MRVHEIVTEQFVPRPRAEVFGFFAEPENLARITPPWLGFRILTPSPIAMKEGALIDYVVRLGPLPTRWRTLITRYEPPALFVDEQLAGPYSFWHHTHTFAERDGGTLIGDHVRYGLPFGPLGELVHGLAIHRQLRAIFAHRRRVLDELYPGGAS